Part of the Halostella litorea genome is shown below.
CGCCACGTCCGTCCCCGTCTCGGTCCGGTCGGCGAGGACGACGTTGACGACGACGCCGACGAGCAACACGAGGCCGCCGAAGTAGAGCCACGTCAGGAGCAACAGGACCGCGCCGATGGTGCCGTACACCTCGTACGTGCTCGCGGCGGCGGCGTACACCTGAAACACCGCTTCGAGGGCGGCCCAGCCGACGGCCGCGACGACGGTGCCGGGTAGCACCTCCCGGGGCGTCACGTCGGCGTTCGGGAACACGTAGTACAGCGGGAAAAACGCGAGCACGAGCGCCACGACGAGCAGGACCGGGTTGAGCACGCCGACGAACGGCAGCGCCGGGAACAGCGCGAAGGCCGCGGCGGCGACGCCGGCGGCCGCGACCGCGAACAGCACCGAGAACAGCACGACCGCGCCGTCGCGGAGCTGGTCCACGAACGACGGGTCAGCGTCCGGCGCGTACAGTTCGGCGAAGGCGGTGTCGAGCCCGCGGAATATCTTGAACGTCCCCCAGAGCAGCGTGACGACGCTGACGGCCGAGAGTCCAGCCTGCCCCGTGCGGTCCGTCAGCGACCGCGC
Proteins encoded:
- a CDS encoding YihY/virulence factor BrkB family protein — protein: MRERVRRTLAVAVAVVRVVRRKNVAFMAGSIAYNAFVSLLPLLLVLFLVVAAVGDAPLAAYVVELTEQYLTPNARNTLARSLTDRTGQAGLSAVSVVTLLWGTFKIFRGLDTAFAELYAPDADPSFVDQLRDGAVVLFSVLFAVAAAGVAAAAFALFPALPFVGVLNPVLLVVALVLAFFPLYYVFPNADVTPREVLPGTVVAAVGWAALEAVFQVYAAAASTYEVYGTIGAVLLLLTWLYFGGLVLLVGVVVNVVLADRTETGTDVAAIESDLDDSNSAF